From a single Cryptococcus neoformans var. neoformans B-3501A chromosome 3, whole genome shotgun sequence genomic region:
- a CDS encoding hypothetical protein (Match to EST gb|CF188825.1|CF188825; HMMPfam hit to Phosphodiest, Type I phosphodiesterase / nucleotide pyrophosphatase, score: 191.2, E(): 2e-54) yields the protein MPSIRESRAPIEPDDVWEHSNSDPEGNHDFNNVLHIDYIEGEALENMSENAMLLGETSAPMEYDHRLRRGRGWVTISGFSLPKPLLYLLAVPPLLILVNLVASTYNSARPHAHYRHPTLTNGTHPFHPTILLLSLDGFRSSYLSTHAHLLPNLLFLSSSKWGLRAESMQPVFPTLTFPNHWSLMTGLYPSSHGIVANDFWDPLFDEKENKGAQFVYTEESKSWDSRWWWGEPIWEVVEKVGRKAAVIMWPGPPVTRAGASPSYFVPYRNLPPSSKLSQIFAYLDHPLPTRPEFIASYFPEIDQSAHRHGPDAPQVEEKLRMMDEMVGGLLRGLEERNLTGVVDLLIVSDHGMTGTSNERIIYLDDILGEDGIEAIEHKDGWPSVGLRFSPTSNHSLYLSRLLSAAEASNGTFAVYTPDTMPQRWHFTGGRRIAPIYVVPDIGWAVTDRHEHEVLFQGDYQPRGNHGYDNKYADMQAIFFAHGPFARTLKDMGKGFISHDPPVLHSFKNLEIFSLVTRLLSLRDVEPGHNGTIGFWEGLLD from the exons ATGCCGTCCATCCGAGAGTCTCGAGCACCCATCGAACCTGATGACGTCTGGGAACATTCAAACTCAGATCCAGAAGGTAATCATGATTTTAACAACGTTCTTCACATAGATTATATAGAAGGTGAGGCTTTAGAAAACATGTCGGAGAATGCGATGTTGCTGGGCGAAACATCTGCGCCGATGGAATATGATCACCGGCTAAGGcgtggaagaggatgggtTACCATCTCTGGCTTCTCG CTACCCAAACCTTTACTTTATCTACTTGCTGTACCACCTTTACTTATCCTTGTCAACCTGGTCGCAAGTACTTACAACTCTGCCAGACCCCACGCCCATTACCGACACCCGACCTTAACCAACGGCACTCATCCATTCCACCCCACaattctcctcctctccctcgaTGGCTTTCGTTCATCGTACCTCTCCACACATGCTCACCTCTTACCcaaccttctttttctctcctcctccaaatgGGGTCTCCGAGCCGAAAGCATGCAGCCCGTTTTCCCCACCTTAACCTTCCCGAACCACTGGTCACTCATGACGGGACTTTACCCCTCATCGCATGGGATCGTGGCGAACGATTTCTGGGATCCACTCTttgatgaaaaggagaacaaAGGGGCGCAGTTTGTCTATACAGAGGAGAGTAAAAGTTGGGATAgtaggtggtggtggggtgAACCTATTTGGGAGGTAGTAGAaaaagtcggaagaaaaGCAGCTGTCATCATGTG GCCAGGGCCTCCTGTGACTAGAGCCGGTGCCTCTCCAAGTTACTTTGTACCATATCGC AACCTTCCACCTTCGTCAAAACTCTCGCAAATTTTCGCTTACCTCGaccatccccttcccacTCGCCCAGAATTCATAGCTTCCTATTTTCCCGAGATCGACCAATCTGCCCATCGCCACGGCCCTGATGCACCCcaagtggaggagaaacTCAGAatgatggatgagatggttgGTGGTCTGCTGCGAGGGTTAGAAGAGAGAAACCTAACCGGGGTGGTAGATCTGTTGATCGTTTCGGATCACG GCATGACGGGAACGAGTAACGAGAGAATTATATACCTAGACGATATCCTGGGAGAAGACGGAATAGAAGCTATCGAGCATAAAGACG GTTGGCCATCCGTAGGCCTCCGTTTCTCTCCCACTTCCAATCATTCTCTCTACCTCTCCCGTCTCCTCTCAGCCGCCGAAGCTTCCAACGGTACATTTGCAGTCTACACCCCCGATACCATGCCCCAACGTTGGCACTTCACTGGTGGGAGGAGAATTGCGCCCATTTATGTGGTACCGGATATAGGTTGGGCGGTGACTGATCGT CACGAGCACGAGGTTCTCTTCCAAGGAGATTATCAGCCGCGAGGAAACCATGGTTACG ATAACAAATACGCCGACATGCAAGCTATATTCTTCGCTCACGGCCCATTTGCGCGAACGTTGAAAGATATGGGCAAAGGGTTCATTTCTCATGATCCTCCTGTTTTGCACA GCTTCAAGAATCTTGAGATCTTCTCACTCGTCACCCGCCTCTTGAGCCTGCGAGATGTCGAACCAGGACATAATGGGACGATCGGCTTTTGGGAGGGATTATTGGATTGA
- a CDS encoding hypothetical protein (HMMPfam hit to Per1, Per1-like, score: 196.5, E(): 5.1e-56): MPISFSRLAIALGIASIILLPFAYASSGDRNPTFQHCLRGCAATYCDPSQPPIAFYLRLFGWTCAENCAYHCSHSFTDKIGPGSRYHQFYGKWAFYRLGPFQEPFSIIMSLGNLLVNLQGVSAVRRRIRSENKLRKWLVSLGFVQVNTWIWSAVFHARDKPWTERLDYFSATLTIAFTLLYSIIRILHFQTPLYTSRFLLPACVAVALLVLSHFKYILSFPLGQFPYGYHTMFNLCLGLIHNLLWVLWSFSFRFPYPTLRFGRFLSLSFPYPYPPHNPYKNPSPKESSTPAVLVGLTTLAMSLELWDFAPLFRVIDAHSLWHTATIPLTMGWWHFLMADALELEGSLMGQGGMGVGLLEEPIGRRRGGGPLERDADMPMTPTFQELDSGRVKLTSSSPSPGTRMRISPKSSEFK; encoded by the exons ATGCCTATTTCCTTTTCCCGCCTTGCGATTGCACTGGGAATAGCGTctatcatcctcctcccattcGCCTATGCCTCCTCAGGCGACCGGAATCCCACTTTCCAGCACTGCCTGAGGGGTTGCGCTGCCACCTATTGCGATCCCTCTCAGCCTCCTATCGCCTTTTACCTCAGGCTCTTTGGATGGACGTGTGCTGAAAATTGCGCGTACCATTGTTCACATAGCTTTACCGATAAAATTGGCCCTGGCAGTCGGTATCACCAAT TCTACGGGAAATGGGCGTTCTACCGTTTGGGCCCTTTCCAAGAACCTTTCTCGATTATCATGTCGCTTGGGAATCTGTTGGTTAACCTTCAGGGGGTTTCCGCCGTGAGACGACGAATTAGATCGGAGAACAAGCTTCGAAAATGGCTCGTCTCGTTGGGTTTTGTGCAGGTCAACACTTGGATTTGGAGCGCAGTGTTCCATGCAAGGG ATAAACCTTGGACGGAGCGCCTCGACTACTTCTCTGCAACCCTCACCATCGCCTTCACCCTGCTCTACTCTATTATCCGTATTCTCCACTTCCAGACACCCCTCTATACATcccgcttccttctccctgcTTGCGTAGCCGTCGCTTTACTGGTCCTCAGCCATTTCAAGTatatcctctcttttcctctggGCCAATTCCCGTACGGCTACCACACAATGTTCAACCTCTGCCTCGGACTTATCCATAACTTGCTTTGGGTTCTCTGGTCATTCTCTTTCCGTTTCCCTTACCCTACCCTCCGTTTCGGCCgctttctttccctctccttcccttaCCCATATCCGCCGCACAACCCATATAAAAATCCGTCCCCCAAAGAATCTTCCACGCCTGCCGTTCTTGTTGGGCTAACGACCCTCGCCATGTCGCTCGAACTATGGGATTTCGCCCCTCTCTTCCGGGTGATTGACGCACATTCCTTGTGGCATACAGCGACGATCCCGCTGACGATGGGGTGGTGGCATTTTTTGATGGCCGATGCACTGGAACTGGAGGGTAGCTTGATGGGTCAGGGAGGGATGGGTGTTGGGTTGCTTGAGGAGCCTATTGGACgcagaagaggcggaggaCCGTTGGAGAGAGATGCGGACATGCCAATGACACCGACGTTTCAAGAGCTCGATTCGGGTCGCGTGAAGTTGACGAGTTCTAGTCCGAGCCCGGGGACGAGGATGCGTATCAGTCCCAAGTCTTCAGAGTTCAagtga